The following coding sequences are from one Epinephelus fuscoguttatus linkage group LG5, E.fuscoguttatus.final_Chr_v1 window:
- the crk gene encoding adapter molecule crk, whose protein sequence is MAGNFDAEDRGSWYWGRLSRQEAVSLLQGQRHGVFLVRDSITSPGDYVLSVSENSKVSHYIINSISNNRQSGPGLAHPRFRIGDQEFDALPALLEFYKIHYLDTTTLIEPINKSKHTSFISVGPGGPPPRLEDEYVRALFDFPGNDEEDLPFRKGDILRVLEKPEEQWWNAQNSEGRAGMIPVPYVEKYRPASPSSAAGPGVPGGPPGGMGMVGNSDGSAAQSGPPLLGDPSQYAQPTPLPNLQNGPVYARAIQKRVPNAYDKTALALEVGDMVKVTKINVNGQWEGECKGKRGHFPFTHVKLLDQHNAEDELS, encoded by the exons ATGGCCGGAAATTTTGACGCGGAGGACCGTGGCAGCTGGTACTGGGGCCGGTTGAGCAGGCAGGAGGCTGTGTCTCTGTTGCAGGGGCAGAGGCACGGCGTGTTTCTGGTGCGGGACTCCATCACCAGCCCCGGCGACTACGTGCTCTCGGTATCAGAGAACTCCAAAGTCTCGCATTACATAATTAACAGCATCAGCAACAACCGACAATCCGGTCCAG GTTTGGCCCATCCGAGGTTTCGCATCGGTGACCAGGAGTTCGACGCTCTCCCCGCTTTGCTAGAGTTCTACAAAATCCACTACTTGGACACCACCACCTTAATAGAACCCATCAACAAGTCCAAACACACCTCCTTCATCAGTGTCGGACCCGGGGGCCCCCCACCACGCCTGGAAGACGAGTATGTCCGAGCACTTTTTGATTTCCCCGGCAACGACGAGGAGGATCTCCCGTTTAGGAAGGGCGACATTCTCCGAGTTCTGGAGAAGCCAGAGGAGCAGTGGTGGAACGCCCAGAACTCTGAAGGCCGGGCGGGGATGATCCCAGTGCCGTATGTGGAGAAGTACCGACCAGCGTCTCCGAGTTCGGCGGCGGGGCCCGGTGTACCTGGGGGACCCCCTGGAGGAATGGGAATGGTAGGGAACTCTGACGGCTCTGCAGCCCAGTCCGGCCCTCCGCTGCTGGGAGACCCCAGCCAGTACGCCCAGCCCACCCCCCTCCCAAACCTCCAGAACGGACCTGTGTATGCCAGGGCCATACAGAAGAGGGTGCCCAACGCCTACGACAAGACTGCCCTGGCCTTAGAG GTGGGCGACATGGTGAAGGTGACCAAAATAAACGTGAACGGCCAGTGGGAGGGTGAATGTAAAGGCAAACGTGGCCACTTTCCCTTCACACACGTCAAACTGCTGGACCAGCACAACGCCGAGGATGAACTCAGCTGA